Proteins from a genomic interval of Trichoderma breve strain T069 chromosome 2, whole genome shotgun sequence:
- a CDS encoding bacterial low temperature requirement A protein (LtrA) domain-containing protein, translating into MNCNELQENTIGERYMIKRPKALQWFHNGRLVKQSEEERQAGRFELFLDLLYVAIVANFSDDLAENPDGNHLAKYILIFAPAWHIWVDLREIMNSYYTDDLLQRLVILWVMALLVLYANNARLVDEDLSAMQTTAGAYVVARFTTMCTFLICSFASYQHRTQARIMAFFMFIGLFLTIPLFFEDVSIGAKIAVVAVIIFYQEFTWSLTLSPWLKQKLKLTYSTAVDIAHEIDRMAAFFIIILGEFVYSVIVGDPAGVGLTLGYAKAAFTLIIAFCLNWIYVSGDGSLEATHPIRRSAWTAFAFFLLHLPLSASFLIGGHIAAISTRLDEFEEGQRWLLGGGLGVGMFCLWIYGMLYRTHDEDCLIMSKTPRIGMRLVVSIILLSLPATNDDLSTTDFMAVVMSLFAFLVIWETVGGLLKGAQVFEPWTDRNPPLSDTETGE; encoded by the exons ATGAATTGCAACGAGCTGCAGGAAAACACCATCGGGGAGCGGTATATGATCAAACGCCCCAAAGCGCTTCAATGGTTCCACAATGGCCGACTGGTGAAGCAaagcgaagaggagagacaAGCCGGCCGCTTTGAGCTCTTCCTTGACCTTCTTT ATGTCGCCATTGTCGCAAACTTCAGCGATGACCTCGCCGAGAATCCAGATGGAAACCATCTCGCCAAAtacatcctcatcttcgcgCCGGCATGGCACATATGGGTAGACCTTCGCGAAATCATGAACTCGTACTACACCGATGATCTCTTACAGCGGCTGGTCATCTTATGGGTCATGGCGCTCTTGGTGCTCTACGCAAACAACGCCCGCCTAGTTGACGAAGATTTATCCGCGATGCAAACGACGGCGGGTGCATACGTCGTCGCTCGGTTTACCACCATGTGCACCTTTCTCATCTGTTCTTTTGCCAGCTATCAGCATCGCACGCAGGCGCGCATTATGGCTTTCTTCATGTTCATCGGTCTCTTCCTTACGATACCGCTCTTTTTTGAAGACGTTAGCATTGGGGCCAAAATCGCCGTTGTCGCAGTCATAATTTTCTACCAGGAATTCACTTGGTCGCTCACATTGAGTCCATGGCTAaagcagaagctgaagctcacATACAGCACGGCGGTCGACATTGCTCACGAAATCGACCGTATGGCGgcattcttcatcatcattctaGGTGAATTTGTCTACAGCGTGATTGTCGGCGACCCAGCCGGTGTCGGCTTGACATTAGGCTATGCCAAAGCTGCTTTTACTCTCATTATCGCGTTTTGTCTCAACTGGATTTACGTCAGTGGTGATGGCAGCTTAGAGGCGACGCACCCAATTCGGCGATCTGCCTGGACGGCTTTTGcgttctttcttctccatttaCCGCTTTCTGCGTCGTTTTTGATTGGCGGTCACATTGCCGCTATAAGTACAAGACTAGACGAGTTTGAAGAAGGACAGCGGTGGCTCTTGGGAGGAGGTCTAGGAGTGGGCATGTTCTGCCTTTGGATATACGGCATGCTTTATCGCACACACGACGAAGATTGCCTGATTATGTCGAAAACGCCTCGAATTGGTATGCGTTTGGTCGTTTCCATCATTCTTCTTTCACTGCCTGCAACGAATGATGATCTATCTACGACGGACTTTATGGCAGTAGTCATGTCGCTCTTTGCATTCTTGGTCATATGGGAAACTGTCGGAGGACTATTAAAGGGTGCTCAAGTATTTGAGCCTTGGACTGATAGGAATCCGCCTTTAAGTGATACTGAAACTGGCGAATGA
- a CDS encoding interferon-induced 6-16 family domain-containing protein produces MTGGKDAPTKATAHSDIANAVTNDDIVGECSSINAATQDTGVVAGTITQLRKTAWENPLLTAATVVTGTGLLVVAAPAIVTAPLISLASAAGFTSGGIAATSAATTVHASIGNVAAGSIFATLQSAAAGGYGVGVLTGAAQTAGGAVAGAGGLGGILAYLKKKGKSQPESIDEKKDQ; encoded by the exons ATGACTGGCGGCAAAGACGCACCGACGAAAGCAACAGCTCACTCAGACATTGCAAATGCCGTCACGAACGACGATATCGTCGGCGAATGTTCGAGTATAAACGCTGCTACACAGGATACGGGTGTAGTCGCTGGGACAATCACACAGCTTAGAAAGACTGCTTGGGAGAATCCTCTACTTACTGCGGCCACGGTAGTTACTGGAACTgggcttcttgttgttgctgctcccGCAATTGTCACAGCTCCGCTCATAAGCCTTGCTAGCGCGGCAGGCTTTACGTCGGGAGGAATAGCGGCCA cttctgctgcaacGACCGTTCATGCAAGCATTGGGAATGTTGCCGCTGGCAGCATTTTTGCAACATTGCAGAGTGCTGCCGCTGGAGGATACGGAGTGGGTGTGCTGACTGGCGCAGCTCAGACTGCTGGAGGCGCTGTAGCTGGTGCTGGCGGACTCGGTGGGATTCTAGCTTATCttaagaagaagggcaagtCGCAGCCAGAGTCCATCGATGAGAAAAAGGATCAATAG
- a CDS encoding amidohydrolase family domain-containing protein, protein MSAPSILLRNATILVPGTTESKPVAAVRNHSLLVEGNKIVRIAAHIDAPSDKTQVIDCTGKIVSPGFIDTHHHVWQTQLKGRHADHSLLEYVPAGNMQSFNYTPEDIFWGELGGCLEALNAGTTTVVDHAHMNYSPAHTASSGIRSTFCYAPTTRVKQWEPEITVDTDFLPRWAVEQVEELIKAGPYGGGRETVTDLYQRCRQAGAKVITTHYCRGAIFGQHSIVDMLEGHGVLGPDILLSHATNLTDADAKKLSEVKASISSTPDTEIQMGLGYPVCFRDDTKSISSLGVDCHSNNGSSLINQMRLGLQAERGLRNSALIEAGKAPKHLTLSVQEVFRLGTIGGARAIGMEDQLGSLEEGKLADIVIFDGLTPGMICASEEDPVAAVVLHSSIADIETVIVDGRIVKQRGSLVPVDLDLSLSDLKPAKTRLEWPDIAQELLKSRQRVIQAGKKSWGGDMEKALDGVTKLFYIDPNNLV, encoded by the exons ATGTCAGCTCCATCAATCCTCCTCCGCAATGCCACCATCTTGGTGCCAGGCACAACAGAAAGCAAACCTGTTGCAGCTGTTCGAAACCACTCACTTCTCGTTGAGGGAAACAAGATTGTTCGCATTGCGGCTCATATAGACGCCCCGTCTGATAAGACGCAGGTAATAGACTGCACCGGCAAGATCGTGTCTCCCGGATTCATTGATACGCATCACCATGTGTGGCAGACGCAGCTTAAGGGGCGACATGCGGATCACAGCTTGCTTGAGTATGTCCCCGCTG GCAATATGCAGTCATTCAACTATACCCCTGAAGACATCTTTTGGGGAGAGCTGGGAGGCTGTCTCGAGGCATTGAACGCGGGCACAACCACAGTTGTGGATCACGCGCACATGAACTACTCACCAGCTCACA CTGCGTCCTCAGGAATCCGCTCCACCTTCTGCTATGCACCCACCACAAGAGTAAAACAGTGGGAGCCCGAAATCACCGTGGACACGGATTTTCTACCAAGATGGGCTGTCGAACAAGTCGAGGAGCTCATTAAGGCTGGTCCGTATGGCGGTGGGCGA GAGACTGTAACGGATCTGTATCAGCGGTGTCGACAAGCTGGAGCCAAGGTCATTACTACTCATTACTGCCGCGGCGCAATCTTCG GTCAACATTCCATTGTGGACATGCTTGAGGGCCATGGCGTCCTCGGTCCAGAcattcttctctcccatgCAACTAACCTCacagatgctgatgccaagAAACTTTCTGAAGTCAAGGCTAGTATCTCGTCAACGCCAGATACCGAGATCCAGATGGGTCTAGGATATCCAGTCTGTTTCCGCGACGACACCAAGTCCATCAGCTCTCTCGGCGTCGACTGCCACAGCAACAACGGATCCAGCCTCATCAACCAAATGCGACTCGGCTTGCAGGCAGAGCGCGGACTCCGCAACTCAGCTCTCATCGAGGCTGGAAAAGCCCCAAAGCACCTCACTTTGTCTGTGCAAGAAGTCTTTCGCCTGGGAACTATCGGTGGCGCTAGAGCTATCGGCATGGAAGATCAGCTCGGGTCTCTTGAAGAGGGCAAGCTCGCCGACATTGTCATTTTCGACGGTCTCACTCCTGGCATGATCTGCGCTTCGGAGGAAGATCCCGTGGCTGCAGTTGTGCTGCACTCCTCAATTGCAGATATTGAGACGGTTATCGTGGACGGAAGGATTGTGAAGCAGCGCGGAAGCCTCGTCCCTGTTGATCTTGATCTTTCACTGTCAGATTTGAAGCCTGCCAAGACGCGATTGGAGTGGCCTGATATCGCGCaagagctgttgaagagTCGCCAGCGAGTGATTCAGGCGGGCAAAAAGTCTTGGGGAGGCGATATGGAGAAGGCATTGGATGGAGTGACCAAGTTGTTTTACATTGATCCCAATAACTTGGTCTAA
- a CDS encoding methyltransferase domain-containing protein: MDKDKPGDTSGKHGHDETSPAATPTKKPRTASPAEAAAASTRLEPLQAPLVTDPTSDAGIEADDTASDGGYESDLASRASTSVCSAVRDYEFENNRRYHRFQEGRYQFPNDEPEQEREDMKHAMVLHLCQGKLHFAPLENPQNVLDIGTGTGIWAIDMGDEYPGAEITGIDLSPIQPQWVPPNVRFIVDDAEAEWVIPEASLDYIHIRHMTSSIRDWPLLLSRAYKALKPGGWIELQELQFQVKCDDGTVREGNKVQDFFETMKRALENFNVDLLAMRHNKKNVADGGFVDVDEIPFKIPIGTWPKDINMKKCGLYNRSMIHDALYGVAVRPFTRGLGWTIEELELYLIDVRKELTDNSQHGYTPFNVVIGRKPG, encoded by the exons atggacaaggacaagccGGGGGACACATCGGGCAAGCATGGTCACGACGAAACATCGCCTGCAGCAACACCGACCAAGAAGCCTCGCACCGCCAGTCCAGCTGAGGCAGCCGCAGCGTCAACGAGGCTTGAGCCACTCCAGGCGCCGCTTGTCACAGACCCGACGTCAGATGCCGGCATCGAAGCAGACGACACGGCCAGCGATGGCGGCTACGAGTCCGATTTGGCGTCGCGAGCGTCTACCTCAGTATGCAGCGCCGTGCGCGACTACGAATTCGAGAACAATAGGCGCTATCACCGCTTTCAAGAGGGCAGGTATCAGTTCCCCAACGACGAGCCAGAacaggagagagaggatatGAAGCATGCCATGGTGTTGCATCTGTGTCAAGGCAAACTCCACTTTGCGCCGTTGGAGAACCCACAGAATGTTTTGGACATAGGGACGGGGACAGGCATCTGGGCGATCGACA TGGGAGATGAATATCCAGGAGCCGAGATCACGGGCATCGACCTGAGTCCCATCCAGCCGCAGTGGGTACCGCCAAACGTCCGGTTCATagttgacgatgccgaagcaGAGTGGGTAATTCCGGAAGCCTCTCTGGACTACATCCATATACGGCATATGACCTCTTCAATACGCGATTGGCCTCTGCTGTTATCGCGCGCATACAA AGCCTTAAAACCTGGCGGATGGATCGAACTGCAAGAGCTTCAATTCCAAGTCAAGTGCGACGATGGAACAGTGCGCGAGGGCAACAAAGTTCAAGACTTCTTCGAGACGATGAAGCGCGCACTTGAGAATTTCAACGTCGACTTGCTAGCGATGCGCCACAACAAAAAGAACGTCGCCGACGGAGGCTTTGTCGATGTCGACGAAATACCCTTCAAGATACCCATTGGCACATGGCCCAAAGACATCAATATGAAAAAGTGCGGGCTCTACAACAGGAGCATGATTCACGACGCTCTCTACGGTGTTGCCGTGAGGCCTTTTACGCGAGGCCTCGGATGGACGATAGAAGAATTGGAATTGTATTTAATAGACGTGCGAAAAGAGCTAACAGACAACAGTCAGCACGGCTACACACCATTTAATGTGGTGATAGGCCGAAAACCTGGATAA
- a CDS encoding interferon-induced 6-16 family domain-containing protein, which translates to MGFFDDIAKGLAHAQQEAARHITPENINRGLQMARDGIGHAAEQINQHVTPENINHGIRMAQEGINVAAQQFNQHVTPENINHGFQMAREGINVAAQQINQHVTPENINHGLQMARDGIGMAAQQVGQHVTPENINHGVQVVRDGVGSAVQHISQHTTKENFDRAREEMLKAASGPAAQQAADIVKQHPVPVAVAGTGILIAAIPGIITAPIMGIAGLLGFTSEGIAAASVASGAQAGMGSVAAGSSFAVMQSAATGGYGLAILTGIVQTVGGVAAAVGGIGVGIQAWLGVSAT; encoded by the exons ATGGGATTTTTTGACGATATCGCCAAGGGTTTGGCCCATGCCCAACAGGAGGCTGCCCGACACATCACTCCTGAAAACATCAACCGCGGTCTCCAGATGGCTCGAGATGGAATTGGCCACGCAGCAGAACAAATCAACCAG CATGTCACTCCCGAGAACATCAATCATGGAATCCGAATGGCCCAAGAGGGTATTAATGTTGCAGCTCAGCAGTTCAACCAG CATGTTACCCCGGAAAACATCAACCACGGATTCCAGATGGCTCGAGAGGGCATCAATGTTGCGGCGCAGCAGATCAACCAG CATGTCACCCCAGAAAACATCAACCACGGTCTCCAGATGGCTCGGGACGGCATTGGAATGGCAGCCCAGCAAGTTGGCCAG CACGTCACCCCAGAAAACATCAATCATGGTGTCCAGGTAGTTCGGGATGGCGTCGGTTCTGCTGTACAGCATATCAGTCAG CATACCACTAAAGAAAACTTCGATCGAGCTCGCGAAGAAATGCTGAAGGCGGCATCAGGACCAGCTGCTCAGCAG gctgccgaTATTGTGAAGCAACATCCCGTGCCAGTCGCAGTTGCTGGCACTGGAATCTTGATTGCTGCTATTCCTGGTATTATCACGGCCCCAATTATGGGCATCGCTGGACTGTTGGGCTTTACCTCTGAAGGTATCGCTGCAG CTTCGGTTGCATCAGGCGCACAAGCGGGTATGGGaagtgttgctgctggaagctCATTTGCAGTGATGCAGAGTGCTGCAACCGGAGGATATGGCTTGGCAATCCTGACAGGCATCGTTCAAACCGTAGGAGGGGTTGCAGCAGCTGTGGGAGGTATTGGAGTTGGGATTCAAGCTTGGCTGGGAGTTTCAGCTACTTGA
- a CDS encoding glyoxalase-like domain-containing protein, with amino-acid sequence MTSQSTPESTFDHIILLIPHAQLKSIPQWLSEAFTILDGGVHEGGMTENKLIIFQDGLYLELIAFVDGLNPQHRAMHPWGKQPDGHIIHWAHTILSREEEEGTNTSEERFRAIQARIQDSKVGIKYLDPEPGFRTMADGSKRIWANAIPNFDNYKGQVLINQQPFWTIDRTPRSLRAPTTPENTSHPSGVVGVAAISLFIKDKQTLDNVVPLYNAIFNKSGVEETVSDNVVRYKWEGAAPAHSEFGRRHFYLYHGVEGAFTEEEMAEANGVVPDIFIKLSLYTKGEAGVVKGTLVKGTLITLELIPVTSS; translated from the coding sequence ATGACTTCTCAATCTACCCCAGAGTCAACTTTTGACCATATTATTCTTCTTATTCCACATGCCCAGCTTAAGTCAATCCCTCAATGGCTGTCAGAAGCCTTTACGATTCTCGACGGTGGCGTGCACGAGGGCGGCATGACTGAGAACAAGCTCATCATTTTCCAAGACGGCTTGTATTTAGAGCTCATTGCCTTTGTCGACGGCTTAAATCCGCAGCATAGAGCAATGCACCCGTGGGGCAAGCAACCAGACGGACACATCATCCACTGGGCTCATACCATCCTGAgccgcgaagaagaagaaggcacgAATACATCAGAAGAACGGTTCCGTGCTATCCAAGCACGAATTCAGGATTCGAAAGTCGGAATTAAGTACCTTGATCCAGAGCCTGGGTTCAGGACAATGGCAGATGGATCGAAACGCATCTGGGCCAATGCTATTCCCAACTTTGACAACTACAAAGGGCAAGTCTTGATCAATCAACAGCCTTTCTGGACAATTGATCGCACTCCGAGATCTCTTCGAGCACCTACTACGCCAGAAAATACGTCTCATCCATCAGGCGTTGTTGGCGTCGCCGCAATCTCTCTGTTCATCAAGGATAAGCAGACGTTGGATAACGTGGTTCCTCTCTACAATGCTATTTTCAACAAGTCTGGTGTTGAAGAAACCGTGTCAGATAATGTTGTTCGATATAAATGGGAGGGCGCAGCGCCTGCTCACAGTGAGTTTGGAAGGAGACACTTCTACCTCTATCACGGAGTTGAAGGGGCCTTTActgaggaagagatggctgagGCTAATGGAGTGGTGCCTGACATATTCATTAAGCTGTCATTGTACACTAAGGGAGAAGCTGGCGTTGTCAAAGGAACTCTTGTTAAGGGAACGCTCATTACTCTTGAGTTGATTCCAGTTACATCTTCATAA
- a CDS encoding nmrA-like family domain-containing protein, with product MPRRNIIVTGATGRQGRAFIHALLNSPTATDPTDTTYHVWAVTRNTTSPATVLLLEAEKAHANDITVIQGDLNNGARVKEIFSEIAAQGGIFGAFIVLAYPGLGNKSDEEERQGKMLADLALEFKIDAFVYSSTIPPGPDLDDAFDASHRSKREIELYCKSLGERGLNWTIVRPGFFMENFDGFMGSLAVAILSQGLRKETDIALVASDDIGKVAAGVFQNHSRFTHKTVSITGGCLSMSGIKSAYKDVLGKQMPSVPSLFAWLILKLSSGAQHVAKEIERNYDVRVSGGYPTFGEEVELAKSLCELQTYRSFLLKRKETSS from the exons ATGCCTCGACGAAACATTATTGTAACTGGTGCTACAGGACGACAGGGACGGGCGTTTATACACGCGCTTCTCAACTCACCAACTGCAACTGATCCAACTGATACAACATACCACGTTTGGGCCGTGACGCGAAATACAACTTCGCCTGCCACGGTTCTGCTCCTAGAGGCTGAAAAGGCACATGCGAATGACATTACCGTAATCCAAGGCGACCTCAACAATGGGGCAAGAGTTAAAGAGATCTTTTCGGAAATAGCTGCTCAAGGCGGCATCTTTGGGGCCTTTATTGTCCTCGCTTATCCGGGCCTTGGAAACAAgagcgacgaagaggagaggcaaggcaag ATGCTTGCGGATCTAGCACTCGAGTTTAAAATCGACGCGTTCGTTTATTCGAGTACGATCCCGCCTGGTCCAGATCTGGATGACGCCTTTGATGCATCTCATCGATCTAAGCGGGAGATTGAGCTCTACTGTAAGAGCCTTGGTGAAAGAGGCTTGAATTGGAC TATCGTGCGACCTGGCTTCTTTATGGAAAACTTTGATGGATTTATGGGATCGCTTGCTGTTGCCATTCTTTCTCAGGGACTCAGAAAGGAAACGGATATAGCACTCGTT GCGTCTGATGATATCGGCAAAGTTGCTGCTGGAGTCTTCCAG AATCATAGCAGATTCACTCACAAGACAGTATCCATAACTGGTGGATGTTTATCCATGAGTGGGATTAAATCAGCCTATAAAGACGTGTTAGGAAAACAGATGCCTTCTGTTCCCTCTCTATTTGCTTGGTTAATTCTCAAGCTAAGTTCCGGCGCTCAGCATGT TGCTAAAGAAATTGAGAGAAATTATGATGTAAGAGTTAGTGGAGGATATCCGACTTTTGGCGAAGAGGTTGAATTGGCAAAATCGCTCTGTGAGCTGCAGACCTATCGCTCATTTCTTCTCAAACGAAAAGAGACGAGCTCTTGA
- a CDS encoding acetyltransferase (GNAT) domain-containing protein: MGSLQPEDVFAPVLHTERLALTLFNMNDEDDLDFVVMMFNMDMPGGGPTDGNWTGKDIRRLTYSVMLKPSDSHGRLSKDAAIYLARLGDASGPRIGIVNLCRRTPEVPIDIGYMVLPEHRKSGYGTEGATRVLRYITEEFGIKEICLVTSDSNVASKRIAEKLKMVDGGHVMMSGNKCVVFVLPGMKKMEGQDFPFWGDGEEFPV, from the coding sequence atggGAAGCCTACAGCCCGAAGATGTTTTCGCACCCGTTCTTCACACTGAGCGTCTTGCTCTTACACTCTTTAACAtgaatgatgaagacgatctTGATTTCGTCGTCATGATGTTCAATATGGATATGCCTGGAGGGGGTCCTACAGACGGTAACTGGACCGGCAAAGATATTCGCCGTCTAACCTACTCCGTCATGCTAAAACCATCCGACTCCCACGGCCGCCTCTCCAAAGATGCTGCCATCTACCTTGCGCGCCTGGGAGATGCCTCAGGACCGCGCATCGGCATCGTTAATCTCTGTCGCCGCACACCAGAAGTTCCGATTGATATAGGCTACATGGTTTTGCCAGAGCACCGTAAAAGCGGCTACGGCACTGAGGGTGCAACAAGGGTCCTTCGCTATATTACGGAGGAGTTTGGCATCAAGGAGATATGCCTTGTAACGAGTGATTCGAATGTCGCGTCGAAGAGGATTGCCGAAAAGTTAAAAATGGTGGATGGCGGGCATGTCATGATGAGCGGCAACAAGTGCGTCGTTTTTGTATTGCCGGgtatgaagaagatggagggaCAAGACTTTCCGTTTTGGGGAGATGGCGAGGAGTTCCCAGTGTGA
- a CDS encoding cerato-platanin domain-containing protein has protein sequence MQLSNLFKLALFTAAVSADTVSYDTGYDDGSRSLNVVSCSDGPNGLETRYHWSTQGQIPRFPYIGGVQAVAGWNSASCGTCWKLSYSGHTIYVLAVDHAAAGFNIALDAMNALTGGQAVALGRVSATASQVAVKNCGL, from the exons ATGCAATTGTCcaacctcttcaagctcGCTCTCTTCACTGCCGCCGTCTCTGCGGATACCG TCTCGTATGATACCGGCTACGACGACGGCTCCCGCTCTCTCAACGTCGTCTCCTGCTCTGACGGTCCCAACGGCCTCGAGACCAGATACCACTGGTCGACCCAGGGCCAGATCCCTCGCTTCCCATACATCGGAGGTGTCCAGGCCGTTGCCGGCTGGAACTCTGCTAGCTGCGGAACTTGCTGGAAGCTGTCGTACAGCGGCCACACCATCTACGTCCTGGCCGTTGaccacgccgccgccggcttcAACATTGCGCTCGACGCCATGAATGCTCTGACCGGTGGCCAGGCCGTTGCATTGGGCCGTGTTTCTGCTACTGCTAGCCAGGTCGCTGTCAAGAACTGCGGTCTTTAa
- a CDS encoding o-methyltransferase domain-containing protein — MASRSVQRMTTLSEEISAKTKIITDHLTAKGLDAASFDVNGLVEFPISQDDEEPYKARLDLIALTKELHDIALGPKEGLRYLAWDCVNTLSLQSIWEFKIADAVPLDGIISYEDLTAKVREVNNGLNISLLDLRRLIRHAMTNNIFIEPKKGFVAHSRTSQLIREDAPLRNWVGFMCNDLWLPVANVIPAMKKWPASEESTETGDAVFSRRYNLAMQAHGSGEGYSMQSVIEGYPWGKLPQDATVVDMGGNQGYISFAIAESFPNLTFIVQDTPGMRTPETIGKVPDHLQSRVELTTHDFFTPQPVVADAYFFRMIFHGFSDKYCLQILRALIPSLRKGAKVIINDGALPEPGTAGYIEEKTMRTLDLFMQVTVNAREREPDDWRQLFARADGRFKFNDIWRPEKSRMWFVEAEWTGE; from the exons atggcatcacgTTCCGTCCAACGGATGACGACTCTGTCTGAAGAGATCTcagccaagaccaagattATCACCGACCACCTCACCGCCAAAGGTCTAGATGCTGCATCATTCGATGTCAATGGGCTTGTCGAGTTTCCCATCTctcaagacgatgaagagccaTACAAGGCTCGATTAGATCTTATAGCTCTAACCAAAGAGCTGCATGACATTGCTCTCGGCCCAAAGGAAGGCTTGAGGTACTTGGCTTGGGAT TGTGTCAACACTCTATCTCTTCAATCAATATGGGAATTCAAGATTGCCGATGCTGTGCCCCTCGACGGCATCATCTCATATGAAGATCTCACAGCAAAAGTCAGGGAGGTGAACAATGGACTCAACATCTCCCTGCTCGATCTACGCCGTCTCATCCGCCACGCAATGACAAACAACATCTTCATAGAGCCTAAAAAGGGATTTGTGGCTCACTCGCGTACTTCACAACTCATCCGAGAGGACGCTCCTCTGCGCAACTGGGTTGGCTTCATGTGCAATGACCTGTGGCTACCGGTTGCCAACGTCATCccggcgatgaagaagtggCCTGCGAGTGAAGAGTCCACAGAGACTGGT GATGCAGTGTTTTCCAGGAGATATAATCTGGCTATGCAAGCCCATGGCAGCGGAGAGGGCTATTCCATGCAATCAGTAATCGAAGGATATCCATGGGGCAAGCTCCCTCAAGATGCAACAGTAGTCGAT ATGGGTGGCAACCAGGGCTACATCTCCTTCGCCATCGCAGAATCCTTCCCGAATCTCACCTTCATCGTCCAAGATACCCCAGGCATGCGCACCCCAGAGACCATTGGCAAAGTCCCCGACCATCTTCAATCGAGAGTCGAACTCACCACTCACGATTTCTTCACGCCGCAGCCCGTTGTCGCCGACGCTTACTTCTTTCGCATGATCTTTCACGGCTTTTCAGATAAATACTGCCTACAAATTCTTCGAGCGCTGATCCCTTCATTGAGGAAAGGGGCAaaggtcatcatcaacgaCGGCGCTTTACCAGAACCTGGGACGGCTGGGTACATCGAGGAGAAGACCATGAGGACGCTGGACCTGTTCATGCAAGTCACTGTGAATGCCAGGGAAAGGGAACCGGATGATTGGAGACAATTGTTTGCGAGGGCAGATGGTCGGTTTAAGTTTAACGACATTTGGAGACCGGAGAAGTCGAGGATGTGGTTCGTCGAGGCGGAGTGGACTGGGGAGTGA